One Microbacterium trichothecenolyticum DNA window includes the following coding sequences:
- a CDS encoding family 43 glycosylhydrolase, whose translation MARLDGLTGASTPTTATKADLRTLGVSGTGLPGFATQTQASSFALSKSEFDVFSKNYVDLQNTGVRTPADVRVDNGKKVGASTLPATVTLDYNDGSTKNLPVEWDAADLAAIDSRKAGVYEVSGTVQQTAEEMVNDARADPHLFFNEDDGYWYLTGSHYSIPSNAPDDQLIDANAYRKIGLKRATTIAGLKDAPEQIVIDPDGGTPGKQAQYPNTFYGWGGYIWAQEFHKINGRWWIVAGMNRGYAPTNGWCDNTVLIPYTGTEESLRNGGLVNQANWGEPTILEGAAFDVSYLERQENGATQGYWVMPNGGRVLVGKAKMGATGTVPLLDGGLSEIYALSQPWEYGKQAPTPSDTNEGADQGIVEAPFMVEHGDYIYLTYSGGTVDKYYDLGMLRAPKGADLTNRASWTQVPSPVLTTNDTFTGRIGGAPQAGTGHNSFATDPAGNLVLAYHARPYPEPHSGDAAGGLFDPDRNSWFKAVNVRANGMLDLSLTSAQEVAPANRTVTARVIVAAAPPGVKATVATRCVSGKVTLITTVTNTGATAVSGTIASSYGSSAFTNLAAGKAVSKTQSTRSASVDAGTVTATVRGSSTPVTATYRATSCK comes from the coding sequence GTGGCCCGTCTCGACGGCCTCACCGGTGCCAGCACGCCGACCACGGCGACCAAGGCCGACCTGCGCACGCTCGGTGTGAGCGGAACGGGCCTGCCCGGCTTCGCGACGCAGACGCAGGCGAGCTCGTTCGCGCTGTCCAAGAGCGAGTTCGATGTGTTCTCCAAGAACTACGTCGACCTGCAGAACACCGGTGTGCGCACCCCGGCCGATGTGCGGGTCGACAACGGCAAGAAGGTGGGCGCGTCCACCCTGCCCGCCACCGTCACGCTCGACTACAACGACGGCTCCACCAAGAACCTGCCGGTGGAATGGGATGCCGCCGACCTCGCCGCCATCGACTCGCGCAAGGCCGGCGTGTACGAGGTGTCCGGAACCGTGCAGCAGACGGCCGAAGAGATGGTCAACGATGCGCGGGCCGATCCGCACCTCTTCTTCAACGAGGACGACGGCTACTGGTACCTCACCGGTTCGCACTACTCGATCCCCTCGAACGCACCCGACGACCAGCTCATCGACGCCAACGCCTATCGGAAGATCGGCCTGAAGCGCGCCACCACCATCGCGGGGCTCAAGGACGCCCCCGAGCAGATCGTCATCGACCCCGACGGCGGTACCCCCGGCAAGCAGGCCCAGTACCCCAACACCTTCTACGGCTGGGGCGGATACATCTGGGCGCAGGAGTTCCACAAGATCAACGGGCGGTGGTGGATCGTCGCCGGCATGAACCGCGGCTACGCGCCCACCAACGGCTGGTGCGACAACACCGTGCTCATCCCCTACACGGGCACCGAGGAGTCGCTGCGAAACGGGGGGCTCGTGAACCAGGCGAACTGGGGCGAGCCGACCATCCTCGAGGGCGCCGCCTTCGACGTCTCGTACCTCGAGCGCCAGGAGAACGGTGCCACCCAGGGCTACTGGGTGATGCCGAACGGCGGCCGCGTGCTGGTGGGCAAGGCCAAGATGGGCGCGACCGGCACTGTTCCGCTGCTCGACGGCGGACTGAGCGAGATCTACGCGCTCAGCCAGCCGTGGGAGTACGGCAAGCAGGCCCCGACGCCCTCCGACACGAACGAGGGCGCCGACCAGGGCATCGTCGAAGCGCCCTTCATGGTCGAGCACGGCGACTACATCTACCTCACCTACTCGGGCGGCACGGTCGACAAGTACTACGACCTCGGCATGCTGCGCGCCCCGAAGGGCGCTGACCTGACGAACCGCGCGAGCTGGACGCAGGTGCCCTCCCCCGTGCTCACCACGAACGACACCTTCACCGGCCGCATCGGTGGAGCACCGCAGGCCGGAACCGGCCACAACTCCTTCGCGACCGACCCGGCCGGCAACCTCGTGCTGGCGTACCACGCGCGCCCCTACCCGGAGCCGCACTCGGGCGACGCGGCGGGCGGCCTGTTCGACCCCGACCGCAACAGCTGGTTCAAGGCGGTCAACGTCCGCGCCAACGGCATGCTCGACCTGTCGCTCACCTCGGCACAGGAAGTCGCTCCGGCGAACCGGACGGTGACCGCACGGGTGATCGTCGCAGCTGCCCCTCCCGGCGTGAAGGCCACCGTCGCCACGCGCTGCGTCTCGGGCAAGGTGACGCTCATCACCACGGTGACCAACACCGGCGCCACCGCGGTGTCGGGAACCATCGCCAGCAGCTACGGCTCGAGCGCGTTCACCAACCTGGCCGCGGGTAAGGCCGTCTCCAAGACGCAGTCCACCCGCAGCGCCTCCGTCGACGCGGGCACCGTGACCGCGACCGTGCGGGGCAGCTCCACCCCGGTGACCGCGACCTACCGCGCCACGAGCTGCAAGTGA
- the araA gene encoding L-arabinose isomerase, translated as MTRTPLKNDLDGYEVWFVTGSQNLYGEETLTQVAEQSQAVVEGLSGLPVKVVWKPVLKDSDSIRRMALEVNGRDDVIGVIAWMHTFSPAKMWISGLDALQKPLLHLHTQANVELPWNDIDFDFMNLNQAAHGDREFGYIQTRLGVSRKTVVGHVSNPAVRQQIEDWERAAAGWTAARTLKLARFGDNMRFVAVTEGDKTEAELRFGVQVNTWGVNELVAAVEQASDADVDALVQEYIDSYDVVDELLPGGARHQSLRDGAAIELGLRSFLEEGGFGAFTTSFEDLGALKQLPGLAVQRLMAEGYGFGAEGDWKTAVLVRVANVMGAGLPGGASLMEDYTYDLVPGAERILGAHMLEVSPSLTSKKPRLEIHELGIGGKDDPVRLVFTADPGPALVVAMSDMRDRFRLTANVVENVEAPDLPKLPVGRAVWKPAPDFATSAACWLAAGAAHHTVMTTAVGIEVFRDFAEIAGTELVVIDEDTTVRGFQSELRWNQAYYRLAQGL; from the coding sequence ATGACTCGCACACCCCTCAAGAACGACCTCGACGGCTACGAGGTCTGGTTCGTCACCGGCAGCCAGAACCTCTACGGCGAAGAGACCCTCACGCAGGTCGCCGAGCAGTCGCAGGCCGTCGTCGAGGGCCTTTCCGGCCTGCCCGTGAAGGTCGTCTGGAAGCCCGTGCTGAAGGACTCCGACAGCATCCGCCGCATGGCGCTGGAGGTCAACGGCCGCGACGACGTCATCGGCGTGATCGCCTGGATGCACACGTTCAGCCCCGCGAAGATGTGGATCTCGGGCCTCGACGCCCTGCAGAAGCCGCTGCTGCACCTGCACACGCAGGCCAACGTCGAGCTGCCGTGGAACGACATCGACTTCGACTTCATGAACCTCAACCAGGCCGCCCACGGCGACCGCGAGTTCGGGTACATCCAGACGCGCCTGGGCGTTTCGCGCAAGACCGTCGTCGGCCACGTGTCCAACCCCGCCGTGCGTCAGCAGATCGAAGACTGGGAGCGCGCCGCCGCCGGCTGGACCGCCGCCCGCACCCTCAAGCTCGCCCGCTTCGGCGACAACATGCGCTTCGTCGCCGTCACCGAGGGCGACAAGACCGAGGCCGAGCTGCGTTTCGGCGTGCAGGTCAACACGTGGGGCGTCAACGAGCTCGTCGCGGCCGTCGAGCAGGCATCGGATGCCGATGTCGACGCGCTCGTGCAGGAGTACATCGACAGCTACGACGTCGTCGACGAGCTCCTCCCCGGCGGTGCACGCCACCAGTCGCTGCGCGACGGCGCAGCGATCGAGCTGGGTCTGCGCTCCTTCCTTGAGGAGGGCGGCTTCGGCGCCTTCACCACCTCGTTCGAAGACCTCGGCGCGCTCAAGCAGCTCCCCGGTCTCGCCGTCCAGCGCCTCATGGCCGAGGGCTACGGCTTCGGCGCCGAGGGCGACTGGAAGACGGCGGTCCTCGTGCGCGTGGCGAACGTCATGGGGGCGGGCCTGCCCGGCGGCGCCTCGCTCATGGAGGACTACACCTACGACCTCGTGCCCGGCGCGGAGCGCATCCTCGGTGCCCACATGCTCGAGGTCTCGCCGTCGCTGACGTCGAAGAAGCCGCGCCTCGAGATCCACGAGCTGGGCATCGGCGGCAAGGACGACCCGGTGCGCCTGGTCTTCACCGCCGACCCCGGTCCCGCCCTCGTCGTCGCGATGAGCGACATGCGCGATCGTTTCCGCCTGACCGCGAACGTCGTCGAGAACGTCGAGGCGCCCGACCTGCCGAAGCTCCCCGTGGGCCGCGCGGTGTGGAAGCCCGCCCCCGACTTCGCCACCTCGGCCGCCTGCTGGCTCGCCGCGGGAGCCGCGCACCACACCGTCATGACGACGGCCGTGGGCATCGAGGTGTTCCGCGACTTCGCCGAGATCGCGGGGACCGAGCTCGTCGTCATCGACGAGGACACCACGGTCCGCGGTTTCCAGAGCGAGCTGCGCTGGAACCAGGCGTACTACCGCCTGGCCCAGGGCCTGTAA
- a CDS encoding xylulokinase — MSAAQTPAAEVIATGRAVLGIELGSTRIKACLIDGDDPSRVLATGSHAWENRYRDGNWTYSLDDVWGGVRAAYADLGAQVQSAYDTVISDLAAIGVSAMMHGYLAFDASGELLVPFRTWRNTSTERAAGVLSELLGTNIPLRWSIAHLYQAVLDEEDHVTDVASFTTLAGYVHEKLTGRRVLGIGDASGMFPIDPVTHDYDAEMIEKFDRLVAERAHGLELRSLLPDVLVAGDDAGVLTDEGAALLDETGALRSGILFCPPEGDAGTGMVATNSVAPRTGNVSAGTSIFAMVVLEHPLRRPHDELDLVTTPSGDLVAMVHCNNGASELAAWVSLFERFAEIAGGTLSSDEVFEALFREAFDGAPDAGGILAYNHLAGEPIAGLPEGRPLVLRTPDSRLTLANFMRAQLYGVFATLALGMRVLAEEGVELDRMYAHGGVFRTSGVAQRFLAGALNAPVAVASTASEGGAWGIAVLAAFAADTTAPDLHTYLDDRIFARTGVDVVEPDAEDVPGFAAYLTRYRAGLAVEHAAIAVTP, encoded by the coding sequence GTGAGCGCGGCGCAGACCCCCGCCGCCGAGGTGATCGCCACCGGGCGTGCGGTACTGGGAATCGAGCTCGGATCGACCCGGATCAAGGCGTGCCTGATCGACGGCGACGACCCCTCGCGAGTCCTGGCCACCGGCTCGCACGCGTGGGAGAACCGCTATCGCGACGGCAACTGGACCTACTCCCTCGACGATGTCTGGGGTGGCGTTCGCGCGGCATACGCCGACCTGGGCGCGCAGGTTCAGAGCGCCTACGACACGGTGATCAGCGACCTCGCCGCGATCGGCGTCTCGGCGATGATGCACGGCTATCTCGCCTTCGACGCCTCCGGTGAGCTCCTCGTGCCTTTCCGCACGTGGCGCAACACCTCGACCGAGCGCGCCGCGGGCGTGCTGTCCGAGCTGCTGGGAACGAACATTCCGCTGCGCTGGTCGATCGCCCACCTCTATCAGGCCGTGCTCGACGAAGAGGATCACGTCACCGACGTCGCTTCGTTCACCACCCTCGCGGGGTACGTGCACGAGAAGTTGACCGGGCGACGCGTGCTGGGCATCGGGGACGCCTCGGGGATGTTCCCCATCGACCCCGTGACGCACGACTACGACGCCGAGATGATTGAGAAGTTCGATCGGCTCGTGGCCGAGCGTGCCCACGGTCTGGAACTGCGTTCGCTGCTTCCCGACGTCCTCGTCGCCGGTGACGACGCCGGCGTCCTGACCGACGAGGGCGCGGCGCTGCTCGACGAGACCGGGGCGCTGCGTTCCGGCATCCTGTTCTGCCCTCCCGAGGGCGACGCCGGTACCGGCATGGTGGCGACGAACTCGGTCGCTCCGCGCACCGGCAACGTCAGTGCGGGAACGAGCATCTTCGCGATGGTCGTCCTCGAGCACCCGTTGCGCCGACCCCACGATGAACTCGACCTCGTCACCACCCCGTCCGGCGATCTCGTCGCGATGGTGCACTGCAACAACGGGGCGAGCGAGCTCGCGGCGTGGGTGTCGCTGTTCGAGAGGTTCGCCGAGATCGCCGGCGGCACGCTCAGCTCCGACGAGGTGTTCGAGGCGCTCTTCCGCGAGGCGTTCGACGGTGCCCCCGATGCGGGCGGCATCCTCGCCTACAATCACCTGGCCGGTGAGCCCATCGCGGGCCTGCCGGAGGGGCGGCCGCTGGTGCTGCGCACCCCCGACAGTCGCCTGACGCTGGCGAACTTCATGCGTGCGCAGCTGTACGGGGTGTTCGCCACGCTCGCCCTGGGCATGCGAGTCCTGGCCGAAGAGGGCGTCGAGCTCGACCGCATGTACGCCCACGGCGGCGTCTTCCGCACGAGCGGAGTGGCGCAGCGCTTCCTGGCCGGCGCCCTGAACGCGCCCGTCGCCGTCGCGTCGACGGCCTCCGAGGGTGGGGCATGGGGGATCGCGGTGCTCGCGGCGTTCGCCGCGGACACGACGGCCCCCGATCTCCACACCTATCTCGACGACCGGATCTTCGCGCGCACGGGGGTCGACGTCGTCGAACCCGATGCCGAGGACGTCCCGGGCTTCGCCGCCTATCTGACCCGCTATCGCGCCGGTCTCGCCGTGGAGCACGCCGCCATCGCGGTCACTCCCTGA
- a CDS encoding L-ribulose-5-phosphate 4-epimerase, which translates to MAAPSADFTPDTQAAIDRVRADVARLHDELVRYNLIVWTGGNVSGRVPGADLFVIKPSGVSYDDLAPENMILCDLDGNAIPGTPGSERSPSSDTAAHAYVYRNMPEVGGVVHTHSTYGVAWAARGEEIPCVITAMADEFGGPIPVGPFAIIGDDSIGRGIVETLRGHRSRGVIMQNHGPFTIGTNAKDAVKAAVMLEDVARTVHIAREAGPLIPIPQDKIDALYNRYQNVYGQSSDARR; encoded by the coding sequence ATGGCAGCGCCCTCCGCTGACTTCACCCCCGACACCCAGGCAGCGATCGATCGGGTTCGCGCCGACGTCGCCCGACTGCACGACGAGCTCGTGCGCTACAACCTCATCGTCTGGACCGGCGGCAACGTCTCGGGCCGCGTGCCCGGTGCCGACCTGTTCGTGATCAAGCCGTCGGGCGTCTCGTACGACGACCTCGCGCCCGAGAACATGATCCTCTGCGACCTCGACGGCAACGCCATCCCCGGCACCCCCGGCAGCGAGCGGAGCCCCTCGAGCGACACCGCGGCGCACGCCTACGTGTACCGCAACATGCCCGAGGTGGGCGGTGTCGTGCACACGCACTCCACCTACGGCGTCGCCTGGGCCGCCCGCGGCGAGGAGATCCCGTGCGTCATCACCGCGATGGCCGATGAGTTCGGCGGCCCCATTCCGGTCGGTCCCTTCGCGATCATCGGCGACGACTCGATCGGCCGCGGCATCGTCGAGACCCTGCGCGGTCACCGCTCGCGCGGCGTGATCATGCAGAACCACGGTCCCTTCACCATCGGGACGAATGCGAAGGATGCCGTGAAGGCGGCCGTCATGCTCGAAGACGTCGCCCGTACCGTGCACATCGCACGCGAGGCGGGGCCGCTCATCCCGATCCCGCAGGACAAGATCGACGCCCTCTACAACCGGTACCAGAACGTGTACGGCCAGAGCTCGGACGCACGCCGGTGA
- a CDS encoding ABC transporter permease — MSTTVSPPSHGTEAPVRGLAISRMWGRSQSAIPTFAAVILLVAMLVYAEFAYGRVFHAGTMSSLLVSFAPTIILAVGMTIVILSGGIDLSVGAVVAFTSVSGVMLTNAGVNGWLAIVLMIAFGALFGLVSGVLIQYFNVQPFIATLAMMFLARGLASILSTVPVQVADGSPILVLATDFKLYDGPKTNDLILTPGFFIAVLVVIAAFFLLHRTRTGRTVYGIGGAENSAQLMGLPVARTRVIIYVISGALAGLAAVVYTAEVGGKAQNVTGIGWELDAIAAVVIGGTLLTGGAGYVLGSVVGSLVLATLAMIITKDGSIRPEYLTIITGGILLAFVLLQRVLTARRRK, encoded by the coding sequence GTGAGCACGACCGTGTCACCCCCCTCGCACGGCACCGAAGCCCCGGTGCGGGGACTGGCCATCTCGCGCATGTGGGGGCGCAGCCAGTCGGCCATCCCCACCTTCGCGGCCGTCATCCTGCTCGTGGCGATGCTCGTGTACGCCGAGTTCGCCTACGGCCGCGTGTTCCACGCGGGCACCATGTCGAGCCTGCTCGTCAGCTTCGCGCCGACGATCATCCTGGCCGTCGGCATGACCATCGTCATCCTCTCCGGTGGTATCGACCTGTCCGTCGGTGCCGTGGTCGCCTTCACGTCGGTGTCGGGCGTCATGTTGACGAACGCGGGGGTGAACGGCTGGTTGGCCATCGTGCTGATGATCGCGTTCGGCGCCCTCTTCGGCCTGGTTTCGGGCGTGCTCATCCAGTACTTCAACGTGCAGCCGTTCATCGCCACGCTGGCGATGATGTTCCTCGCCCGCGGACTCGCGTCGATCCTGTCGACGGTCCCGGTCCAGGTCGCCGACGGCTCGCCGATCCTGGTGCTCGCCACGGACTTCAAGCTCTACGACGGTCCCAAGACGAACGACCTCATCCTCACCCCGGGCTTCTTCATCGCGGTGCTCGTGGTCATCGCTGCGTTCTTCCTCCTGCACCGCACCCGCACCGGTCGCACGGTGTACGGCATCGGCGGAGCCGAGAACTCGGCCCAGTTGATGGGTCTGCCCGTGGCCCGCACGCGCGTGATCATCTACGTCATCAGCGGCGCGCTCGCCGGTCTCGCCGCGGTGGTCTACACGGCCGAGGTGGGCGGTAAGGCGCAGAACGTCACCGGCATCGGATGGGAGTTGGATGCCATCGCCGCGGTCGTGATCGGTGGAACGCTCCTCACCGGCGGAGCGGGCTACGTGCTGGGCTCCGTCGTGGGCTCCCTCGTGCTCGCCACGCTGGCGATGATCATCACCAAGGACGGCAGCATCCGCCCCGAGTACCTGACCATCATCACCGGCGGAATCCTGCTCGCCTTCGTTCTGCTGCAGCGCGTCCTGACTGCGCGGCGAAGGAAATGA
- a CDS encoding ABC transporter permease, giving the protein MSVVKTLLRTPWFWGIVGILLLLSLNVMKDPTYLSIGINPTTGLVAGNLLDILRVSAPIIMIALGMTFVIATKGIDLSVGSIMAVGGAAAMETLRALNAPSSFGAMFTAIGIALAIGAVLGLVNGLLVSVIGLQPFISTLVMMLAARGIARVITGGQNTNSANAPFQQISNGQVLGLPTSFVIAVVIVVLVSVVMRRTALGLMIESIGVNPDASRLAGIRPRPILLAVYVLSGILAAGGGLFTVSEVMTVDVSGTGYQMELDAILAVVIGGTSLAGGKFSILGSTIGALLIATLNKTVLFLGVSAAATPAFKAIVIVLLVLLQSERVRAFVLQAGRRRTRKEVVA; this is encoded by the coding sequence ATGTCCGTCGTCAAGACGCTGCTGCGCACGCCCTGGTTCTGGGGCATCGTCGGCATCCTGCTTCTGCTCTCGCTCAACGTGATGAAGGACCCCACCTACCTCTCGATCGGCATCAACCCGACGACGGGACTGGTCGCGGGCAACCTCCTCGACATCCTGCGCGTGTCGGCACCGATCATCATGATCGCGCTCGGCATGACCTTCGTCATCGCCACCAAGGGCATCGACCTCTCGGTCGGCTCGATCATGGCCGTCGGCGGTGCCGCGGCGATGGAGACCCTGCGGGCACTGAACGCTCCGAGCTCGTTCGGCGCCATGTTCACCGCGATCGGGATCGCCCTGGCCATCGGGGCGGTGCTCGGTCTCGTGAACGGCCTGCTCGTGTCGGTGATCGGCCTGCAGCCGTTCATCAGCACGCTCGTGATGATGCTCGCGGCTCGCGGTATCGCACGCGTCATCACGGGCGGTCAGAACACCAATTCCGCCAATGCGCCCTTCCAGCAGATCTCCAACGGGCAGGTGCTGGGTCTGCCGACGAGCTTCGTCATCGCCGTCGTGATCGTCGTGCTCGTCTCGGTCGTCATGCGCCGCACCGCCCTGGGCCTGATGATCGAGTCGATCGGCGTCAACCCGGACGCGAGCCGGCTCGCCGGCATCCGTCCGCGTCCGATCCTGCTCGCCGTGTACGTGCTGTCGGGCATCCTCGCCGCCGGCGGCGGTCTGTTCACCGTCTCGGAGGTCATGACCGTCGACGTCTCGGGAACGGGCTACCAGATGGAGCTCGACGCGATCCTCGCCGTCGTGATCGGCGGAACATCGCTCGCGGGCGGGAAGTTCTCGATCCTCGGCTCCACCATCGGTGCCCTGCTGATCGCCACGTTGAACAAGACGGTGCTCTTCCTCGGCGTCTCCGCCGCCGCGACCCCGGCCTTCAAGGCCATCGTCATCGTGCTGCTCGTCCTGCTGCAGTCCGAGCGTGTGAGGGCCTTCGTCCTCCAGGCCGGACGCCGCCGTACCCGTAAGGAGGTCGTCGCGTGA
- a CDS encoding sugar ABC transporter ATP-binding protein, translating to MTESLPIVEVRGASITFPGVKALDEVNFRLLPGEVHTLMGENGAGKSTLIKALTGVYQIDSGSILIFGEERRLTGTASAQAAGISTVYQEVNLCTNLTIGENVMLGHEVRGPVGINWRATHAQAAEALTRMGLGHLDTRAPLSSISIALQQLVAISRAMVTKSKVLILDEPTSSLDAAEVEVLFTVMRRLRDQGVAILFVSHFLDQVYAISDRITVLRNGGFVGEYLTRELDRTQLISKMIGKDIEALKALGSNRQVDARDRSATPVYAAEGLARAGALAPTDIEIHKGEVVGFAGLLGSGRTELARLIAGADRADSGTVRLKGKKVNVTSPVSGLANHIAYSTENRRDDGIIGDLSIRENIMLALQAKRGWLRRIPAREVDQLVRTYMERFSVRPNDPDRPIRLLSGGNQQKVLLGRWLATEPELLLLDEPTRGIDVGAKADIQETVAELAEGGMSVVFISSELEEVVRLSERIVIMKDHQKVGEIVNGPDVTAERVVSIIAAESDEKAEAQTESLIEGETH from the coding sequence ATGACAGAGTCCCTACCGATCGTCGAAGTCCGCGGCGCATCGATCACATTCCCCGGCGTCAAAGCCCTCGACGAGGTGAACTTCCGACTGCTCCCCGGCGAGGTCCACACCCTGATGGGAGAGAACGGCGCCGGAAAGTCCACTCTCATCAAGGCTCTCACCGGCGTCTACCAGATCGATTCCGGATCGATCCTGATCTTCGGTGAGGAGCGGCGCCTCACGGGTACCGCCTCGGCTCAGGCCGCGGGCATCTCGACCGTCTACCAAGAGGTCAACCTCTGCACGAACCTCACCATCGGTGAGAACGTGATGCTCGGCCACGAGGTGCGAGGGCCGGTCGGCATCAACTGGCGGGCCACCCATGCTCAGGCCGCCGAGGCGCTCACCCGGATGGGCCTCGGGCACCTCGACACCCGTGCCCCGCTGTCATCCATCTCGATCGCGCTCCAGCAGCTCGTCGCGATCAGCCGCGCGATGGTCACCAAGTCCAAGGTGCTCATCCTCGACGAACCGACGTCGAGCCTGGACGCCGCCGAGGTCGAGGTGCTGTTCACGGTCATGCGACGCCTCCGCGATCAGGGCGTGGCGATCCTCTTCGTCTCGCACTTCCTCGACCAGGTCTACGCGATCAGCGACCGCATCACGGTGCTGCGCAACGGCGGGTTCGTCGGCGAATACCTCACTCGCGAACTGGACCGCACCCAGCTCATCTCGAAGATGATCGGCAAGGACATCGAGGCGCTGAAGGCGCTCGGATCCAACCGCCAGGTCGACGCTCGCGACCGCTCGGCCACGCCCGTCTACGCCGCCGAAGGACTCGCTCGCGCGGGTGCGCTCGCCCCCACCGACATCGAGATCCACAAGGGCGAGGTCGTCGGGTTCGCGGGGCTCCTCGGCTCCGGCCGCACCGAGCTCGCCCGACTCATCGCCGGTGCCGACCGCGCCGACTCGGGCACCGTGCGCCTGAAGGGCAAGAAGGTCAACGTGACCTCGCCCGTGTCGGGCCTGGCCAACCACATCGCGTACTCGACCGAGAACCGTCGGGACGACGGCATCATCGGTGATCTCAGCATTCGCGAGAACATCATGCTCGCCCTGCAGGCCAAGCGCGGATGGCTGCGCCGCATCCCCGCGCGCGAGGTCGACCAGCTGGTGCGTACCTACATGGAGCGCTTCAGTGTTCGCCCGAACGACCCCGACCGTCCGATCCGGCTGCTGTCGGGTGGCAACCAGCAGAAGGTGCTCCTGGGCCGCTGGCTCGCGACCGAGCCCGAACTGCTCCTGCTCGACGAGCCGACGCGCGGTATCGACGTCGGCGCCAAGGCCGACATCCAGGAGACCGTGGCCGAACTGGCCGAGGGCGGCATGAGCGTGGTGTTCATCTCGTCCGAGCTCGAGGAGGTCGTGCGACTGTCCGAGCGCATCGTGATCATGAAGGACCACCAGAAGGTCGGCGAGATCGTCAACGGCCCCGACGTCACGGCCGAGCGTGTCGTGTCGATCATCGCCGCCGAATCCGACGAGAAGGCCGAAGCCCAGACCGAGTCCCTCATCGAAGGAGAGACCCACTGA
- a CDS encoding substrate-binding domain-containing protein gives MSISKRMRGVVGFIGAGAVALSLAGCAGGDGSAAGGSGGGDGVITVGFVAVGPEGGWRNANEQAVKDAFSSDAGFDLKYAPAASPSDQKSQLDAFSTFVNDEVDAILLTATEASGWEDSLKLAKEAQIPVILLDRGVDAPSDLYVTRIAPDNKQVAASVGDWAVTTFPSGANYFVLEGVPGLSVVNERNEGFDEAISGATGFTKVGAQTANWKTDEGKSVIETVLKANNNNIQFIFAQNDEMGIGAAQAVSAAGLTPGTDVKIATIDGTKGALEALSKGQLSFVAQYNPFFGDIAADAVKKAIAAVSRSSRPSSSTARRSTRPRQPTRRCPRASASKPLPRTRSISPQWGWPPGHPHSRFPTRSVHNEEVRQR, from the coding sequence ATGTCGATTTCCAAGCGCATGCGTGGCGTCGTCGGATTCATCGGTGCGGGAGCCGTCGCCCTCAGCCTTGCCGGCTGCGCCGGCGGAGACGGCTCGGCCGCCGGAGGCAGCGGTGGTGGCGACGGCGTCATCACGGTCGGCTTCGTGGCGGTCGGTCCCGAGGGCGGATGGCGCAACGCCAACGAGCAGGCCGTGAAGGACGCCTTCTCGAGCGACGCAGGGTTCGACCTGAAGTACGCGCCGGCCGCAAGCCCGAGCGACCAGAAGTCGCAGCTCGATGCGTTCTCCACCTTCGTCAACGACGAGGTCGACGCCATCCTCCTGACGGCCACCGAAGCCTCCGGGTGGGAAGACTCGCTGAAGCTCGCCAAGGAGGCGCAGATCCCCGTGATCCTGCTCGACCGCGGTGTCGACGCTCCTTCCGACCTCTACGTGACCCGTATCGCCCCCGACAACAAGCAGGTCGCGGCGTCGGTCGGCGACTGGGCGGTCACCACCTTCCCCTCCGGCGCGAACTACTTCGTGCTCGAGGGCGTGCCCGGCCTGTCGGTCGTGAACGAGCGCAACGAGGGCTTCGACGAGGCGATCAGCGGCGCGACCGGCTTCACCAAGGTCGGTGCTCAGACCGCCAACTGGAAGACCGACGAGGGCAAGTCCGTCATCGAGACGGTCCTCAAGGCCAACAACAACAACATCCAGTTCATCTTCGCCCAGAACGACGAGATGGGCATCGGCGCCGCCCAGGCGGTCAGCGCGGCGGGCCTGACCCCCGGCACCGACGTCAAGATCGCCACGATCGACGGTACGAAGGGTGCCCTCGAGGCGCTCTCCAAGGGCCAGCTGAGCTTCGTCGCGCAGTACAACCCCTTCTTCGGCGACATCGCCGCCGATGCCGTCAAGAAGGCCATCGCCGCGGTGAGTCGGTCGAGTCGACCATCATCGTCGACAGCGCGACGTTCGACTCGCCCGAGGCAGCCGACAAGGCGCTGTCCGAGGGCCTCGGCTTCTAAGCCGCTCCCCCGCACGAGAAGCATCTCTCCGCAGTGGGGGTGGCCCCCGGGCCACCCCCACTCCCGGTTCCCCACCCGCTCCGTACACAACGAGGAAGTTCGTCAGCGATGA